The proteins below come from a single Bactrocera dorsalis isolate Fly_Bdor chromosome 5, ASM2337382v1, whole genome shotgun sequence genomic window:
- the LOC105227402 gene encoding zinc finger protein sens isoform X2, whose product MNFSPFGNTFPGATTIPGLPQFTTTAAPQVSTVTSAAAVATVTSQGATQQEETASTSARYQSHQQQPQQQQQQSSANVSMTHFNQQALPIATGTTVTAIHAKFRTSGDEPQGDKYNGHLVTIETAGTSGAQQQPQYGNIPTYTTQQADDKHLITAAIAYPQNTITASSSTTAAAAAAGVAVTNATQQHQLHVQQQQVSGPQELTQDLCNAILQQQGVDTKLVLQNTSWQSLTPGTTVADYLSHLPANTLPLSLHHFLKYSAETIKKENQGVVQTGAPIGINTIGGTTTITIPQQQSEAQIQQQQQHQGATTVHLQADPSTSDAVAMAPTSAISATNTSKKKKRKKRPKDRKPKLRPGEIRLTTALDGSPLYVCPECQVAYPEPDLLEIHLVGHNLERRYICDICQAALKRKDHLTRHKQSHNPERPYICTVCLKAFKRKEQLSLHFVIHSGEKRHLCHECGKGFYRKDHLRKHTRSHIARRVKAELSMQNESEHGTSMLQPITVTTITEVQPQSSSSAQQQHSSNQQQQQQQQQQQQLQQQMHTQQMQHVVVTQQQQQQMLN is encoded by the exons ATGAACTTTTCACCATTTGGTAATACTTTTCCCGGTGCAACCACTATTCCTGGGTTGCCGCAGTTCACGACCACTGCAGCGCCACAAGTTTCGACTGTAACCTCCGCGGCAGCGGTTGCCACTGTAACGTCGCAAGGAGCAACGCAGCAGGAGGAAACTGCCTCCACCAGCGCCCGCTACCAATCACATCAGcaacagccacaacaacaacagcaacaatcgtCTGCCAACGTAAGTATGACACACTTTAACCAACAAGCACTACCGATCGCTACTGGAACAACCGTCACCGCCATACATGCAAAGTTCCGCACATCGGGCGATGAGCCGCAAGGGGATAAATACAATGGACATTTGGTGACAATAGAAACAGCAGGAACCAGCGGCGCACAGCAACAGCCACAATATGGTAACATACCAACGTACACTACCCAACAGGCGGATGATAAACATTTGATTACAGCAGCCATTGCGTATCCACAAAATACGATTACCGCTTCGTCGTCAACgacagcggcagcggcagcggcaggtGTAGCGGTCACAAATGCTACGCAGCAACATCAACTGCAtgttcaacaacaacaagtgtctGGACCACAAGAGTTAACACAGGACTTGTGCAACgccattttacaacaacaaggtGTGGATACAAAGCTTG TTCTACAAAATACCTCATGGCAATCGCTAACACCAGGTACCACAGTAGCTGATTACCTCTCCCATCTTCCAGCAAACACACTACCATTGTCGCTACATCATTTCCTCAAGTATTCAGCCGAAACGATAAAGAAAGAAAATCAGGGTGTA GTACAAACGGGAGCACCTATTGGCATCAATACCATTGGCGGTACAACAACCATTACAATACCTCAACAGCAATCGGAGGCacaaatacagcaacaacaacagcaccaagGAGCAACAACAGTACACCTACAAGCAGATCCCTCGACTAGCGACGCTGTTGCAATGGCCCCAACCTCAGCTATTAGTGCAACTAATACatcgaaaaagaagaaacgaaaaaaacgTCCTAAGGATCGGAAGCCAAAATTGAGACCCGGCGAAATTCGGCTTACAACAGCTCTGGATGGAAGCCCTTTATATGTGTGCCCCGAATGCCAGGTTGCATATCCCGAGCCGGACTTGCTCGAAATACATTTGGTAGGACATAATCTTGAGAGACGCTATATCTGCGATATTTGTCAGGCGGCCTTGAAGCGCAAAGATCATCTAACGCGTCATAAACAGTCTCATAATCCAGAAAGACCTTATATATGCACAGTCTGTTTGAAGGCATTTAAACGGAAAGAACAATTGAGTTTGCACTTTGTGATACATTCGGGAGAAAAACGTCACTTATGTCACGAATGTGGTAAAGGTTTCTACCGCAAAGATCATCTGAGAAAACACACACGTTCGCATATTGCACGCCGTGTAAAAGCTGAGCTTAGCATGCAGAATGAAAGCGAACATGGAACGAGTATGCTACAACCAATCACTGTGACAACAATTACTGAAGTGCAACCACAGTCGTCAAGTTCGGCACAACAACAGCATTCAAGtaatcagcaacaacagcagcagcagcaacaacaacaacagctccAGCAACAGATGCAtacacaacaaatgcaacatgTTGTggtaacacaacaacaacagcaacaaatgctTAATTAG
- the LOC105227402 gene encoding zinc finger protein 1 isoform X7 produces MNFSPFGNTFPGATTIPGLPQFTTTAAPQVSTVTSAAAVATVTSQGATQQEETASTSARYQSHQQQPQQQQQQSSANVSMTHFNQQALPIATGTTVTAIHAKFRTSGDEPQGDKYNGHLVTIETAGTSGAQQQPQYGNIPTYTTQQADDKHLITAAIAYPQNTITASSSTTAAAAAAGVAVTNATQQHQLHVQQQQVSGPQELTQDLCNAILQQQGVDTKLANTLPLSLHHFLKYSAETIKKENQGVVQTGAPIGINTIGGTTTITIPQQQSEAQIQQQQQHQGATTVHLQADPSTSDAVAMAPTSAISATNTSKKKKRKKRPKDRKPKLRPGEIRLTTALDGSPLYVCPECQVAYPEPDLLEIHLVGHNLERRYICDICQAALKRKDHLTRHKQSHNPERPYICTVCLKAFKRKEQLSLHFVIHSGEKRHLCHECGKGFYRKDHLRKHTRSHIARRVKAELSMQNESEHGTSMLQPITVTTITEVQPQSSSSAQQQHSSNQQQQQQQQQQQQLQQQMHTQQMQHVVVTQQQQQQMLN; encoded by the exons ATGAACTTTTCACCATTTGGTAATACTTTTCCCGGTGCAACCACTATTCCTGGGTTGCCGCAGTTCACGACCACTGCAGCGCCACAAGTTTCGACTGTAACCTCCGCGGCAGCGGTTGCCACTGTAACGTCGCAAGGAGCAACGCAGCAGGAGGAAACTGCCTCCACCAGCGCCCGCTACCAATCACATCAGcaacagccacaacaacaacagcaacaatcgtCTGCCAACGTAAGTATGACACACTTTAACCAACAAGCACTACCGATCGCTACTGGAACAACCGTCACCGCCATACATGCAAAGTTCCGCACATCGGGCGATGAGCCGCAAGGGGATAAATACAATGGACATTTGGTGACAATAGAAACAGCAGGAACCAGCGGCGCACAGCAACAGCCACAATATGGTAACATACCAACGTACACTACCCAACAGGCGGATGATAAACATTTGATTACAGCAGCCATTGCGTATCCACAAAATACGATTACCGCTTCGTCGTCAACgacagcggcagcggcagcggcaggtGTAGCGGTCACAAATGCTACGCAGCAACATCAACTGCAtgttcaacaacaacaagtgtctGGACCACAAGAGTTAACACAGGACTTGTGCAACgccattttacaacaacaaggtGTGGATACAAAGCTTG CAAACACACTACCATTGTCGCTACATCATTTCCTCAAGTATTCAGCCGAAACGATAAAGAAAGAAAATCAGGGTGTA GTACAAACGGGAGCACCTATTGGCATCAATACCATTGGCGGTACAACAACCATTACAATACCTCAACAGCAATCGGAGGCacaaatacagcaacaacaacagcaccaagGAGCAACAACAGTACACCTACAAGCAGATCCCTCGACTAGCGACGCTGTTGCAATGGCCCCAACCTCAGCTATTAGTGCAACTAATACatcgaaaaagaagaaacgaaaaaaacgTCCTAAGGATCGGAAGCCAAAATTGAGACCCGGCGAAATTCGGCTTACAACAGCTCTGGATGGAAGCCCTTTATATGTGTGCCCCGAATGCCAGGTTGCATATCCCGAGCCGGACTTGCTCGAAATACATTTGGTAGGACATAATCTTGAGAGACGCTATATCTGCGATATTTGTCAGGCGGCCTTGAAGCGCAAAGATCATCTAACGCGTCATAAACAGTCTCATAATCCAGAAAGACCTTATATATGCACAGTCTGTTTGAAGGCATTTAAACGGAAAGAACAATTGAGTTTGCACTTTGTGATACATTCGGGAGAAAAACGTCACTTATGTCACGAATGTGGTAAAGGTTTCTACCGCAAAGATCATCTGAGAAAACACACACGTTCGCATATTGCACGCCGTGTAAAAGCTGAGCTTAGCATGCAGAATGAAAGCGAACATGGAACGAGTATGCTACAACCAATCACTGTGACAACAATTACTGAAGTGCAACCACAGTCGTCAAGTTCGGCACAACAACAGCATTCAAGtaatcagcaacaacagcagcagcagcaacaacaacaacagctccAGCAACAGATGCAtacacaacaaatgcaacatgTTGTggtaacacaacaacaacagcaacaaatgctTAATTAG
- the LOC105227402 gene encoding zinc finger protein 1 isoform X9, protein MNFSPFGNTFPGATTIPGLPQFTTTAAPQVSTVTSAAAVATVTSQGATQQEETASTSARYQSHQQQPQQQQQQSSANVSMTHFNQQALPIATGTTVTAIHAKFRTSGDEPQGDKYNGHLVTIETAGTSGAQQQPQYGNIPTYTTQQADDKHLITAAIAYPQNTITASSSTTAAAAAAGVAVTNATQQHQLHVQQQQVSGPQELTQDLCNAILQQQANTLPLSLHHFLKYSAETIKKENQGVVQTGAPIGINTIGGTTTITIPQQQSEAQIQQQQQHQGATTVHLQADPSTSDAVAMAPTSAISATNTSKKKKRKKRPKDRKPKLRPGEIRLTTALDGSPLYVCPECQVAYPEPDLLEIHLVGHNLERRYICDICQAALKRKDHLTRHKQSHNPERPYICTVCLKAFKRKEQLSLHFVIHSGEKRHLCHECGKGFYRKDHLRKHTRSHIARRVKAELSMQNESEHGTSMLQPITVTTITEVQPQSSSSAQQQHSSNQQQQQQQQQQQQLQQQMHTQQMQHVVVTQQQQQQMLN, encoded by the exons ATGAACTTTTCACCATTTGGTAATACTTTTCCCGGTGCAACCACTATTCCTGGGTTGCCGCAGTTCACGACCACTGCAGCGCCACAAGTTTCGACTGTAACCTCCGCGGCAGCGGTTGCCACTGTAACGTCGCAAGGAGCAACGCAGCAGGAGGAAACTGCCTCCACCAGCGCCCGCTACCAATCACATCAGcaacagccacaacaacaacagcaacaatcgtCTGCCAACGTAAGTATGACACACTTTAACCAACAAGCACTACCGATCGCTACTGGAACAACCGTCACCGCCATACATGCAAAGTTCCGCACATCGGGCGATGAGCCGCAAGGGGATAAATACAATGGACATTTGGTGACAATAGAAACAGCAGGAACCAGCGGCGCACAGCAACAGCCACAATATGGTAACATACCAACGTACACTACCCAACAGGCGGATGATAAACATTTGATTACAGCAGCCATTGCGTATCCACAAAATACGATTACCGCTTCGTCGTCAACgacagcggcagcggcagcggcaggtGTAGCGGTCACAAATGCTACGCAGCAACATCAACTGCAtgttcaacaacaacaagtgtctGGACCACAAGAGTTAACACAGGACTTGTGCAACgccattttacaacaacaag CAAACACACTACCATTGTCGCTACATCATTTCCTCAAGTATTCAGCCGAAACGATAAAGAAAGAAAATCAGGGTGTA GTACAAACGGGAGCACCTATTGGCATCAATACCATTGGCGGTACAACAACCATTACAATACCTCAACAGCAATCGGAGGCacaaatacagcaacaacaacagcaccaagGAGCAACAACAGTACACCTACAAGCAGATCCCTCGACTAGCGACGCTGTTGCAATGGCCCCAACCTCAGCTATTAGTGCAACTAATACatcgaaaaagaagaaacgaaaaaaacgTCCTAAGGATCGGAAGCCAAAATTGAGACCCGGCGAAATTCGGCTTACAACAGCTCTGGATGGAAGCCCTTTATATGTGTGCCCCGAATGCCAGGTTGCATATCCCGAGCCGGACTTGCTCGAAATACATTTGGTAGGACATAATCTTGAGAGACGCTATATCTGCGATATTTGTCAGGCGGCCTTGAAGCGCAAAGATCATCTAACGCGTCATAAACAGTCTCATAATCCAGAAAGACCTTATATATGCACAGTCTGTTTGAAGGCATTTAAACGGAAAGAACAATTGAGTTTGCACTTTGTGATACATTCGGGAGAAAAACGTCACTTATGTCACGAATGTGGTAAAGGTTTCTACCGCAAAGATCATCTGAGAAAACACACACGTTCGCATATTGCACGCCGTGTAAAAGCTGAGCTTAGCATGCAGAATGAAAGCGAACATGGAACGAGTATGCTACAACCAATCACTGTGACAACAATTACTGAAGTGCAACCACAGTCGTCAAGTTCGGCACAACAACAGCATTCAAGtaatcagcaacaacagcagcagcagcaacaacaacaacagctccAGCAACAGATGCAtacacaacaaatgcaacatgTTGTggtaacacaacaacaacagcaacaaatgctTAATTAG